A segment of the uncultured Desulfobulbus sp. genome:
CTCAACCAGCTCTGGTCCACCCAGGGCGATACCATCTATCGGCCATCGCTCCTTTATGAAATTTCCCTGATGCCGGTGGTGCCGGTGGACAAGGTTGTTCCCGCACCGTTCACCGGCGCCCTTGGGCTGCAGGTCCAGGCGGGGCTGGCCGCGCAGCCGGTGAGCACCGGAGCAACCCCGCCCCAGGTGGCCCCCATGATGCCGGATACCCGCCAGCCCGATTGGGTACCTGCGGTGGCCCTGGTGTATGAGGACAGCTGCAGTGTCAGCCTGCTTTTTCGTGTGGGCAGTCCCGAGTTGGCGGCCTTTGTCCCCCAGGTCTGGCTGGCCGGGGAGGTCGGCACTTCCGTGCGGCTTGTCTGGGAAACCTGGGAGGCGGGCAGGGGATGGCAGCGGGTGGAACCGGCGATATCGGGCCTGGTGGCCAACCGCTCCATCGATCCGGAAAGCGTGGCCGAGGCAAGCCTGATCCCGGCACCGCTGCCGTTTAATGATCGGCCCGGGCAGATGCTGCTCTATGCCGAGCGCAGTCTGGTGCGT
Coding sequences within it:
- a CDS encoding Pvc16 family protein, translated to MALVSSPLSQVCKGIRTYLDGAINGPDRSKVSVVLSTPAETASTGAGDSDHRLNLFFFRFEPVGLFPDILPGETSWMRAFCLITPFAGEEETVGPGENDLRLVGEVSRIFHEQPVFHLDVDGERYHLQVILQPMGLDQLNQLWSTQGDTIYRPSLLYEISLMPVVPVDKVVPAPFTGALGLQVQAGLAAQPVSTGATPPQVAPMMPDTRQPDWVPAVALVYEDSCSVSLLFRVGSPELAAFVPQVWLAGEVGTSVRLVWETWEAGRGWQRVEPAISGLVANRSIDPESVAEASLIPAPLPFNDRPGQMLLYAERSLVRAVDGVLLELRSNPLLITLYTG